Part of the Kitasatospora sp. NBC_01266 genome, CGCCGCCGGTAGCCATCGAGCACATCCCGGCGCAGCAGCAGCCCGAAGCCGGCCGCCTCCAGCCGCAGCCCGAGCGCCGGCTCCGTCACCCCCAGTGCCTCGGCCGTGCGGCCCAGGTGCCAGTCGTGGGCGGCGAGCCGGTCCAGCAGGTGGCCGCGCCTGGTCTGGTTCTCGGAGAGCCGGAAGGTCTTCAGATAGGCCGGCCGGCCGTGCTCGTCGGTGATCGTCTCGCCCAGGTGGTTCTCCTGCTTGAGCCGGAAGCCGGGCAGGAAGCGGCTTAGCGTGAACCGGCCCAGCCGGCGGACCTCCTGGAAGCGGTGGTCGCCGGAAAGCAGGCCACCCGCCATGGTGGTGTCGTGGAACCGGGCCCAGTCCCGCTCCTGCTGCTCGGCGGCGCGCCGCAGGTCGGCCAGCGTGCTGATGCCGCGCTCCGGGATCGCGGCCCGGAACTCGGGCAGCGGCTGCATCAGGGTGGCGTAGTGGTGGACGAGTTCGCCGTACAGGTCGTGCAGCAGGCTCGGGTGCAGGGCGCGGTAGTCGGCGGGGTGCGGCACCACGAAGGCGGCGGCGAGCGCGTCCGCGAGGTAGAGCAGCACGCCGCACTGGCCGGGGTGGACCTCGAAGACGCGCAGCGCGTCGGCCAGCCCGCGCACCTCGGCGCCCCGGTAGGCCTGTTCGGCGCGCGCCCCGAGGCCGTGCCGCACCGCCCGGTCGGACCACTCCTGCCAGGCGATCACCGGACCGTTGAAGTGCAGCGCCAGATAGCCCTCCAGGGCCAGGTGCAGCGGCAGGAAGCGCAGCCGGGTGCGGCCCTCGCGCTGCGCCATGCGCTGCTGGGCGCGCAGCGGCAGCGCCCGCGGGGCGTCCGCCACGTCCAGCTGGGTGCCGTAGGCGGCTGCCGCGCCGCCGTCCCCGGTCCAGTCGGCGACGAAGCCGTGCGGGATGTACGAGGTGTAGGAGAGCTTCGGGGTCAGCTTGACCGAGGGGTACTCGCCGCCCATCGGGTTGACCCGCTGGTGCAGGCGCAGGTCGGTGATCGGCTGCTCGCGGACCAGCGGGACCAGCCGCACCGCGCCCCAGGTCTGCGCGGGGCGGGTGGTCAGGCCGGTCAGGTCGAGGGCGGTCCGGTCCAGGGCGGTCTGGTCGAGGGCGGTCATCGGGGCTCCCCTTCCGGTGCCAGGAACGCCTCGACGCGGGCGTCCAGGTGCGCGCGCAACTCGGCCAGGCCGGTGCGGCCTTCGGCGAACTGGGCCAGCTCGACCAGCGCGGGCAGGTCCTCGGCGTCGCGCAGGCCGGCGGTCGGCACGGTCGGCGCCAGCCGGCGCACGTCGAAGTCGGCCGCGTCGTAGACCGGGTTGAGGTGGACGATGCTGGTGCGGTGCCCGGGGTCGAGCCGGGTGCGGTGGATCCGGAGCACCTCGGCGGCCAGACCGGGCGGCGCGTTGTCCCAGCCGTCGGAGATGATCACCAGGCGGTCGGGGGCGCCCTCCAGCGCGTCCAGGATCCGGTGCCCCAGCGGGGTGGCGCCCAGCGGGTGGGCGAGCAGCGCGTTGCCGCGGCCCGAGGTCCAGTGCGCGCGGTACCGCGTCGCCAGGGCGGCCAGCAGGTAGTGGCCGGCCAGCGCGACCGCGAGCGGGCGGCGCCGCTTGGTGCCCGAGCCGTAGCTGGAGAAGCTGTCGTCGAGCACCGCGGCCACCGTGCCCCAGCTGCCGCGCCGGGCACCGGCCGCCCGGTCGGCGGCCGACCGCAGCGCGCCGCCCAACTCGGCCAGCCGGCCGCGGCGTTCCTCGACCGGCAGGGCGAGCACGTAGGAGGCGAGCCGGGTCAGCGGCATCCTGCTCAGGTCGGCGGCGAGGTCCTGGGCCCCGTGCGCCCGCGCCGACTCCTGCAGGCGCAGCTGCTCCAGCCGGCTGAGCTTCGGGGCGATCTTCGCCAGGAAGGCGCCGCGCGGGATCCCGTGCTTGGCGGCGAAGCCCTCGGCCACGGTGAACGGCAGCTCGTAGAGGGCGGGCTGCTCGTAGTGCGCCCGGCGCCAGGCGTCCAGCAGCGGTGCGTCGTACCGGCCGCGGCGCTTGGGCGCGAACAGGAAGTCGCCCAACTCGACTTCCGGGGTTGCCAAGTGGGCGTGCCGCAGGGCGCCGGTCAGGCCCGCGCGGTACTTCACCGCGTCGAAGGCCGGCTCCGGTCGCGCCGCCAGCCAGTCGCGCATGATCGCGCGGGTGCGGCGGTTGTTCACCCGGGCCCGGCGCAGCTGCCCGAAGAGCCGGTAGACCCGCTGCGGCGGCAGCAGTTGGAGCCGGCGGGCGATCAGCCGCCCCTCGGCCCGGCGCCCGGCCGCCGCCGTCTCCCCGGCGTGCACCAGCAGCTGACGGATGATCAGCGCGGCGTTGTGGTCGTTGATGTCGAGGGCGAGCGTCGCCGCGTACAGCTCGCGGTAGTTGACCCGCAGGTACTCGTGCAGGAAGTCGAGCGAGAGTGACTGCTCGGCCGCGTCGGAGTGGAACTCGCGCTGGCCCGTCGAGGTGATCGCGGCGTTGACGAAGAGCAGCACGTCGTCGGCGGCGATCAGGTCACCGTGACCGTCCATCAGGCGTCTCCCCCGGCCGCTCGGTATGACGACGGCCGGCCGGGGAATGGGGGCACGAGCTGCGAATCATCGCGGTAAAGGCGGGTCCCGGAAGTCGCACCGGAGTCCCGCGGCCGGACCGTCGCCGTCGACCGTAACAGAGGGTGCCGACGCCGGTCCGCCCGTTTTCCGGTGGTGCCGCCGGGCGGCGGCACCACCGGGAACGGCGCCGGGTGCTCAGGCCTGGCGGCGGATCTCCACCGTGCGGAAGCGGTTGGCGACGAAGGCCGCGTCCGTGTAGGCGGCGTTGGCGGCGGGGTTGGCGCCGGTGCCGTGCAGGTCGGAGAAGGCGGCGGTCTGGTTCGGGTAGACACCGCCGGTGAGGTTGAGCGAGAGGCAGACGCCGGTGTCCAGGCAGGCCCGGACCAGCAGCTGCTCGACCTCGGGAGCCGTGGTGTAGCCGGTGGCGGTCAT contains:
- a CDS encoding ARPP-2 domain-containing protein, with product MTALDQTALDRTALDLTGLTTRPAQTWGAVRLVPLVREQPITDLRLHQRVNPMGGEYPSVKLTPKLSYTSYIPHGFVADWTGDGGAAAAYGTQLDVADAPRALPLRAQQRMAQREGRTRLRFLPLHLALEGYLALHFNGPVIAWQEWSDRAVRHGLGARAEQAYRGAEVRGLADALRVFEVHPGQCGVLLYLADALAAAFVVPHPADYRALHPSLLHDLYGELVHHYATLMQPLPEFRAAIPERGISTLADLRRAAEQQERDWARFHDTTMAGGLLSGDHRFQEVRRLGRFTLSRFLPGFRLKQENHLGETITDEHGRPAYLKTFRLSENQTRRGHLLDRLAAHDWHLGRTAEALGVTEPALGLRLEAAGFGLLLRRDVLDGYRRRAAA